A genome region from Pseudomonas pergaminensis includes the following:
- the tolQ gene encoding protein TolQ, translating into MHATMEHMTIWGLISDASLLVKAVMITLLLASLLSWYLIIQRGSVLRRLERQLNGFVQRFRAAPDLQPLYRDTVQAGEGGIAPIFIAGVQEYQHLHGHGPAVLEGVERALQVAITEQEIELEKGLQFLATVGSVSPYIGLFGTVWGIMNSFIGLSQVQQATLSTVAPGIAEALIATAIGLFAAIPAVIAYNRFAARGQTLLTRYYAFGNELQVRLHRTLRGTPINLAVAA; encoded by the coding sequence AGGCGGTAATGATCACGTTGCTGCTGGCGTCCTTGCTCAGTTGGTACCTGATCATCCAGCGCGGCAGTGTGCTGCGGCGCCTGGAGCGGCAGTTGAACGGCTTTGTGCAGCGCTTTCGTGCGGCGCCCGACTTGCAGCCGCTGTACCGCGACACCGTGCAGGCCGGCGAGGGTGGGATTGCACCGATCTTCATCGCCGGCGTGCAGGAATACCAGCACCTGCACGGCCATGGTCCGGCCGTGCTGGAGGGCGTGGAGCGTGCGTTGCAGGTGGCGATCACCGAGCAGGAAATCGAGCTGGAAAAAGGCCTGCAATTCCTTGCGACCGTGGGGTCGGTGAGCCCCTACATCGGCCTGTTCGGCACTGTGTGGGGGATCATGAATTCCTTTATCGGCCTGTCCCAGGTACAGCAGGCCACGCTGTCCACCGTGGCGCCGGGCATCGCCGAAGCATTGATCGCCACGGCCATCGGCCTGTTTGCCGCGATCCCGGCAGTGATCGCCTACAACCGCTTCGCCGCACGCGGACAAACCTTGCTCACCCGCTACTACGCCTTCGGCAACGAACTGCAAGTGCGCCTGCACCGCACCTTGCGCGGCACGCCGATCAACCTGGCCGTGGCCGCCTGA
- the tolR gene encoding protein TolR: MLTRPQRKHGPKAEMNVVPYIDVMLVLLVIFMVTAPMLTQGVKIELPKVAAEALATDTRQQILTLSVKADGGYYWNLGGELDTRNQTDSAVTLDEMGAKVMQVVAARRDTQVYIRADDNAGYGRVVAAMAVLQKGGVSNLGLVTEAPQ, translated from the coding sequence ATGTTGACCAGGCCGCAACGCAAGCACGGGCCCAAGGCCGAGATGAACGTGGTGCCCTACATCGACGTGATGCTGGTGCTGCTGGTGATCTTCATGGTCACCGCGCCGATGCTGACCCAAGGCGTAAAAATCGAGCTGCCCAAAGTCGCCGCCGAGGCACTGGCCACCGACACGCGCCAGCAAATCCTCACACTGTCGGTGAAGGCTGACGGCGGCTACTACTGGAACCTCGGCGGTGAACTCGACACCCGCAACCAGACTGACAGCGCCGTGACCCTGGATGAAATGGGCGCCAAGGTCATGCAGGTGGTTGCGGCGCGCCGTGACACCCAGGTGTATATCCGCGCTGACGACAACGCCGGCTACGGCCGGGTCGTGGCTGCCATGGCGGTGCTGCAAAAGGGTGGCGTGAGCAACCTGGGGTTGGTGACCGAGGCCCCGCAATGA
- a CDS encoding energy transducer TonB, translating into MTAMIMHSPLLAVGPGEPSGFWRNSVAASLAVALHVGVLAVLMLGGSTDKPQVETPRVMHTQLVMVPPTPAPAPVPEPAAVAAPAPEPVVAPVPAKPVIDPKIQAQKLEKAALARKRVEEKKLEQQQERLATEQRNRELEQQRLAQERLAAERTRPAAPTAAPAFDSRQYQPLSKEAPDYPERALDKNIEGDCSVEYTVNTQGRVENPKVLDGCHPLFMRPSLAAANTFRYQPRIVDGKPVPVPAVRNTFHYRIK; encoded by the coding sequence ATGACGGCAATGATCATGCACAGTCCGCTGCTCGCAGTGGGGCCTGGGGAGCCTTCCGGGTTCTGGAGAAACAGCGTGGCGGCCAGCCTCGCGGTGGCGCTGCATGTAGGCGTGCTGGCGGTGTTGATGCTGGGTGGGTCGACAGATAAGCCGCAGGTGGAAACGCCGAGGGTGATGCATACCCAGTTGGTGATGGTGCCGCCGACGCCCGCTCCCGCTCCCGTGCCTGAGCCGGCGGCCGTCGCAGCGCCTGCGCCGGAGCCTGTGGTCGCTCCCGTGCCGGCGAAACCGGTGATCGATCCAAAGATCCAGGCACAAAAACTGGAAAAAGCCGCATTGGCGCGCAAGCGGGTCGAGGAAAAGAAGCTGGAGCAGCAACAGGAGCGCCTGGCCACTGAACAGCGCAACCGCGAGCTGGAGCAGCAGCGTCTGGCCCAGGAGCGCCTCGCCGCTGAACGTACGCGCCCTGCAGCACCGACCGCCGCGCCGGCCTTCGACAGCCGTCAGTACCAACCCTTGAGCAAAGAGGCGCCGGACTATCCGGAGCGTGCCCTGGACAAAAACATCGAAGGCGATTGTTCAGTGGAGTACACCGTCAACACCCAAGGGCGTGTAGAAAATCCCAAGGTGCTGGACGGCTGCCATCCACTGTTCATGCGGCCTTCACTGGCGGCGGCGAATACCTTCCGCTACCAGCCGAGGATCGTCGATGGAAAACCCGTGCCGGTGCCGGCCGTGCGCAATACGTTCCACTACCGCATCAAATGA
- a CDS encoding D-isomer specific 2-hydroxyacid dehydrogenase family protein has translation MSQVIIASQLDEDYNDVLRQRLASSHPAAQVIGVPAGVPSDLPPQANILLLRPINVRGYSAPDTPPPGWPYGAQWVHLVSSGIDFYPQWLFNGPPVTTSRGSAADNLAEFALAAIFAAAKHLPDIWVKDSQWNFTALRPLKGTTLGILGFGAIGERLAQKALALGIKVVALRQSQVPFSAGVDAAKDIHDLFARADHLVVAAPLTESTRQLINRDVLGSAKPGLHLINIARGGLLDQEALLEALDNGRIGLASLDVTEPEPLPDGHPLYTHPRVRLSPHTSAISTNSRNEIADTFLANLERYVAGQALNNLAYV, from the coding sequence ATGAGTCAGGTGATTATTGCCAGCCAGCTGGACGAAGATTACAACGACGTGCTCCGCCAGCGCCTGGCCTCCAGCCACCCCGCCGCCCAAGTGATCGGCGTGCCCGCGGGCGTGCCCAGCGACCTGCCGCCCCAGGCGAATATCCTGTTGCTGCGCCCGATCAACGTACGTGGCTACAGCGCCCCGGACACGCCGCCACCGGGCTGGCCCTACGGCGCGCAGTGGGTGCACCTGGTATCGTCGGGCATCGATTTCTACCCGCAATGGCTGTTCAACGGCCCGCCGGTGACCACCTCCCGTGGCAGTGCCGCTGACAACCTGGCCGAGTTTGCCTTGGCCGCGATCTTTGCCGCCGCCAAGCATTTGCCGGACATCTGGGTAAAGGATTCGCAGTGGAATTTCACCGCGTTGCGCCCGCTGAAGGGCACCACATTGGGCATCCTGGGGTTTGGTGCGATAGGCGAACGTCTCGCGCAAAAAGCCCTGGCCCTGGGGATCAAGGTCGTAGCGTTGCGCCAAAGCCAGGTGCCGTTCAGCGCGGGCGTGGACGCCGCCAAAGACATCCACGACCTGTTCGCCCGCGCCGATCACCTGGTGGTGGCGGCACCGCTGACCGAGTCCACGCGGCAGCTCATCAACCGTGACGTGCTGGGCAGCGCCAAGCCGGGGCTGCACCTGATCAATATTGCGCGGGGTGGGTTGCTGGATCAGGAGGCGCTGCTGGAAGCGCTGGACAATGGGCGGATAGGGCTGGCATCGCTGGATGTGACCGAGCCGGAGCCGTTGCCGGACGGGCATCCGCTGTATACCCATCCAAGGGTGAGGTTATCGCCGCATACGTCGGCGATTTCGACAAATAGCCGGAATGAGATTGCGGATACGTTTTTGGCGAACCTGGAGCGCTACGTGGCGGGTCAAGCGCTGAATAACTTAGCTTACGTCTAA
- a CDS encoding acyl-CoA dehydrogenase family protein has translation MSQSSQPSLRSVEVANFEALLERLSAELASTAHVYDESGAFPHANFKLLHEHGLVALTVPKALGGGGASLPQARKAISAIAKGEPSTALILVMQYLQHTRLQDSKTWPAHLRTRVAEDAVRNGGLINALRVEPDLGTPARGGLPATIAVRTAEGWRISGRKIYSTGSHGLSWFSVWGRSDDADPLVGAWLVPKDSPGVTIIDTWDHLGMRATCSHEVVLDNVLVPLDHAVSVSPWSAPSPELDSEGFLWMSVLLSSVYDAVAQAARDWLVNWLEERKPSNLGAALSTLPRFQETVGHIDTLLFANRSLLDAAAEGHTPAANAAQLKYLVTHNAIRAVELAIEASGNPGLSRHSPLQRHYRDVLCSRVHTPQNDAVLQGVGKTVFAQRQKERP, from the coding sequence ATGAGCCAATCCTCACAACCTTCCTTGCGCTCCGTGGAAGTCGCCAATTTCGAAGCCCTGCTCGAACGCCTCAGCGCCGAGCTGGCCAGCACCGCGCACGTCTATGACGAGAGCGGCGCCTTCCCCCACGCCAACTTCAAATTGCTGCACGAACACGGCCTGGTCGCCCTCACCGTGCCCAAAGCCTTGGGCGGCGGCGGTGCCAGCCTGCCCCAGGCGCGCAAGGCGATCAGTGCGATCGCCAAGGGCGAGCCGTCCACCGCACTGATCCTGGTGATGCAATACCTGCAACACACACGCCTGCAAGACAGCAAGACCTGGCCGGCGCACTTGCGCACGCGAGTGGCCGAAGACGCGGTGCGCAACGGCGGGTTGATCAACGCGCTGCGCGTGGAGCCCGACCTGGGCACCCCGGCCCGTGGCGGGCTGCCGGCGACCATCGCCGTGCGTACCGCCGAAGGCTGGCGCATCAGCGGGCGCAAGATCTACTCCACCGGCAGCCACGGCCTGAGCTGGTTCAGCGTGTGGGGCCGCAGTGATGACGCCGACCCGTTGGTCGGTGCCTGGCTGGTCCCAAAAGACAGCCCCGGCGTGACCATCATCGACACCTGGGACCACCTGGGCATGCGCGCCACCTGCAGCCATGAGGTGGTGCTCGACAACGTGCTGGTGCCACTCGACCACGCCGTCAGCGTCAGCCCGTGGAGCGCGCCGTCGCCGGAGCTGGATAGCGAGGGCTTCCTGTGGATGTCGGTGTTGCTGTCCTCGGTGTATGACGCCGTGGCCCAGGCGGCGCGGGACTGGCTGGTGAACTGGCTGGAAGAGCGCAAGCCGTCCAACCTCGGCGCAGCGCTGTCGACGCTGCCGCGCTTCCAGGAAACCGTCGGCCATATCGACACCCTGCTGTTTGCCAACCGCAGCCTGCTCGATGCCGCCGCCGAAGGCCACACCCCGGCGGCCAATGCTGCGCAACTCAAGTACCTGGTGACCCACAACGCCATCCGCGCCGTGGAGCTGGCCATCGAGGCCTCGGGTAACCCGGGCCTGTCGCGCCACAGCCCATTGCAACGGCATTACCGCGACGTGCTGTGCAGTCGCGTGCATACCCCGCAGAACGACGCCGTGCTGCAAGGCGTCGGCAAGACGGTGTTCGCCCAACGCCAGAAGGAACGCCCATGA
- a CDS encoding peroxiredoxin-like family protein: MSESLNRQLAELHAERVATWAPAALQVNIDQRQRLVAQARPDDYVQVGDELDPFTLLNVEGGELNRELLLADGPAVLIFFRFAGCPACNIALPYYERQLYPRLRELGVPLVAVSPQVPERLVEIKTRHTLQLLVASDPDNNLGRRLGILYSFDEASRNAALAKGNHIGETTGTGTWELPQPTVVVIARDGTVAFVQVSPDWLVRTEAEPVLQVVEQLLGQQPVRLAI; encoded by the coding sequence ATGAGTGAATCCCTCAACCGGCAGTTGGCCGAACTGCACGCCGAGCGTGTCGCCACCTGGGCGCCGGCAGCGCTGCAGGTCAATATCGACCAACGCCAGCGTCTGGTGGCTCAAGCGCGGCCAGATGACTACGTGCAGGTCGGCGATGAACTCGACCCGTTCACCCTGCTGAATGTGGAAGGCGGTGAACTCAATCGCGAGCTGCTGCTGGCGGACGGTCCGGCGGTGCTGATTTTCTTCCGGTTTGCCGGCTGCCCGGCGTGCAACATCGCCCTGCCCTATTACGAACGCCAACTCTACCCACGCCTGCGCGAACTCGGGGTGCCTCTGGTGGCGGTAAGCCCGCAAGTGCCTGAACGCCTGGTGGAGATCAAGACCCGCCACACCCTGCAACTGCTGGTGGCCAGTGACCCCGATAACAACCTCGGGCGCCGCCTGGGCATTCTCTACAGCTTCGACGAAGCGTCGCGCAATGCCGCGTTGGCCAAGGGCAATCACATCGGTGAAACCACCGGCACCGGCACCTGGGAATTGCCGCAACCGACGGTGGTGGTGATTGCCAGGGACGGCACGGTGGCGTTTGTGCAAGTGAGCCCGGATTGGTTGGTGCGCACCGAAGCGGAGCCGGTGTTGCAGGTGGTGGAGCAACTGCTGGGCCAACAGCCCGTAAGACTGGCCATCTAA
- a CDS encoding LLM class flavin-dependent oxidoreductase, whose translation MSKPQQAKPRHLKLGAMVHGVGHGWGEWRHPNAQPNASTSFGFYKQQTELAEAAKFDFVFIADSLHIHAKSSPHYLNRFEPLTILSALAAITTNIGLVATVTVSYTEPYQVARQFASLDHISGGRAGWNVVTSWLSGTADNFSKAEHPPHAVRYRIAKEHVSTVQGLWDSWEDDAFTYDKQSGEFFAPGKLHALNHKGDFFSVKGPLNIARSRQGQPVIFQAGTSEDGRNFAAQNSDAIFVHVDSLEEGLAYSQDLKRRAKGFGRDPHSLSILPGIRPIVGRDQAEVESRYQQAVELVTVEDAIVALGRPFNDHDFSQYPLDEPFPELGDLGSNSQKGGSDRIKQLARDEGLTLREVALRFSRPKRDFVGTPEQVADAIQTWFETGASDGFIINSVLPDGLQYFTELVVPVLQQRGLFRTEYSGHTLRDNLGLDVPANRYSVAAQVEEKQEALA comes from the coding sequence ATGAGCAAGCCACAGCAAGCAAAACCCCGCCATTTGAAACTGGGCGCCATGGTCCACGGCGTCGGCCACGGCTGGGGCGAATGGCGCCACCCGAACGCCCAACCGAATGCCAGCACCAGCTTCGGGTTCTACAAGCAGCAGACTGAATTGGCCGAAGCCGCTAAGTTCGACTTCGTGTTCATCGCCGACAGCCTGCACATTCATGCCAAGTCCAGCCCGCACTACCTCAACCGATTCGAGCCACTGACCATCCTGTCCGCACTCGCGGCGATCACCACGAATATTGGTTTGGTCGCCACCGTGACCGTCAGCTACACCGAGCCCTACCAAGTGGCGCGCCAATTCGCATCCCTGGACCATATCAGCGGTGGCCGTGCCGGTTGGAACGTCGTCACCTCGTGGCTGAGCGGCACCGCCGACAACTTCAGCAAGGCCGAGCACCCGCCCCACGCCGTGCGTTATCGCATCGCCAAGGAACACGTGAGCACCGTCCAGGGCCTGTGGGATTCGTGGGAAGACGATGCCTTTACCTACGACAAACAGTCAGGCGAGTTTTTCGCCCCGGGCAAGCTGCATGCACTCAACCACAAGGGCGATTTCTTCTCGGTGAAAGGCCCGCTGAACATCGCGCGTTCGCGCCAGGGCCAACCGGTGATTTTCCAGGCCGGCACCTCGGAGGACGGGCGCAACTTTGCCGCGCAGAACTCCGATGCGATCTTTGTGCACGTGGACAGCCTCGAAGAAGGCCTGGCCTATTCCCAGGACCTGAAACGCCGCGCCAAAGGCTTTGGCCGTGACCCGCACAGCCTGTCGATCCTGCCGGGCATTCGCCCGATTGTCGGCCGCGACCAGGCCGAAGTGGAAAGCCGCTATCAGCAGGCCGTAGAGCTGGTCACCGTGGAAGATGCCATCGTCGCCCTCGGCCGTCCGTTCAACGATCACGACTTCAGCCAATACCCACTGGACGAGCCTTTCCCGGAGCTGGGTGACCTCGGTTCCAATAGCCAGAAAGGCGGCTCCGACCGCATCAAGCAGCTGGCCAGGGACGAAGGCCTGACCCTGCGTGAAGTGGCCTTGCGGTTCTCGCGGCCAAAACGTGATTTCGTCGGCACCCCGGAGCAAGTCGCCGACGCGATCCAGACCTGGTTCGAGACCGGCGCCAGCGATGGTTTCATCATCAACTCGGTGCTGCCGGATGGCTTGCAGTACTTCACCGAACTGGTGGTGCCGGTGCTGCAACAGCGCGGCTTGTTCCGCACTGAATACAGCGGCCATACCCTGCGCGACAACCTCGGCCTGGACGTTCCGGCCAACCGCTACAGTGTCGCCGCCCAGGTTGAAGAAAAACAGGAGGCGCTGGCATGA
- a CDS encoding ABC transporter substrate-binding protein, producing the protein MVFTTPFKRLLLGTALALGLTGGAHAADLQPLRVANQKSTIKALLEVSGETKNVPYEIQWSEFPSASPLGEALNAGAVDIGALGDAPYVFALGAGASLKVVSIIHAEGRNTTALLVPKDSPIKTVADLKGKKIVTGRGSIGHYLAIKALATAGLTTKDVQFIFLLPSESRLVLDNGTVDAWATWDPYTTVVTSQSQARVLISGNTLLSNHLYLAATRQAIADKRPQLDDFVARVDRAYAWANTHPNEYAAAQAKITGLPLQVHEEVAKDTHLTPVAIDDSVISGLQVTADTYQKEGLLTRHIDVSQGFDKSFNAKRVQLSQQASR; encoded by the coding sequence ATGGTCTTTACCACCCCTTTCAAACGCCTGCTCCTGGGCACCGCTCTCGCCCTTGGCCTGACTGGCGGGGCCCACGCCGCCGACTTGCAACCGCTGCGGGTGGCCAACCAGAAATCTACAATCAAGGCGCTGCTGGAAGTCTCCGGCGAAACCAAAAACGTGCCCTACGAAATCCAGTGGTCGGAATTCCCCTCCGCCTCGCCCTTGGGTGAAGCGCTGAATGCCGGCGCCGTGGACATCGGTGCCCTGGGGGATGCGCCCTACGTGTTTGCCCTCGGTGCCGGCGCATCGCTCAAGGTGGTCAGCATCATTCACGCCGAGGGGCGCAACACCACCGCGCTGCTGGTGCCCAAAGACTCGCCGATCAAGACCGTCGCCGACCTCAAGGGCAAGAAAATCGTCACCGGCCGCGGCTCCATCGGCCATTACCTGGCGATCAAGGCCCTGGCCACGGCCGGCCTGACCACCAAGGACGTGCAGTTCATTTTCCTGCTGCCAAGCGAGTCGCGCCTGGTGCTGGATAACGGCACCGTCGACGCCTGGGCCACCTGGGACCCGTACACCACGGTGGTCACCTCACAAAGCCAGGCCCGCGTGCTGATCAGCGGCAACACGCTGCTGAGCAACCACCTCTACCTCGCCGCCACCCGCCAGGCCATTGCCGACAAGCGCCCGCAACTGGACGACTTTGTCGCCCGCGTCGACCGCGCCTACGCCTGGGCCAACACACACCCCAACGAATACGCAGCCGCCCAGGCCAAGATCACCGGCCTGCCGCTGCAAGTGCACGAGGAAGTGGCCAAGGACACCCACTTGACCCCGGTCGCCATCGACGACTCGGTGATCAGCGGCCTGCAAGTAACCGCCGACACCTACCAAAAGGAAGGCCTGCTGACCCGGCACATCGACGTGTCACAGGGCTTCGACAAGAGCTTCAACGCCAAGCGTGTCCAACTTTCCCAGCAAGCCTCGCGCTAA
- a CDS encoding rhodanese-related sulfurtransferase, with amino-acid sequence MTTVSTRSFAQIRQALLDHAEVALVDVREEAPFAESHPLFAANIPLSKLELEVYSRIPRRDTQVTVYDNGEGLAARAAERLAALGYTEVSLLEGGLEGWRKAGGELFIDVNVPSKAFGELVESERHTPSLAAEEVQALLDSQADVVVLDARRFDEYQTMSIPTGISVPGAELVLRARELAPDPATRIIVNCAGRTRSIIGTQSLINAGVANPVSALRNGTIGWTLAGQKLAHGQARRFAPTSEEHRQVAAVDARRVADKARVGRATLADLQAWQQEKTRTTYLFDVRTPEEFEAGHLPGARSTPGGQLVQETDHVASVRGARLVLADDDGVRANMSASWLAQLGWEVHVLDDLQPAHFTEQGAWVAPVPTPPQAELISPHTLAEWQAHGDTVVLDFTASANYVKRHIPGAWWALRAQLPQALAKVPAAQRYVLTCGSSQLARLAVAEVEAITGKQVFLLQDGTAGWINAQLPLEEGETHLASPRIDRYRRPYEGTDNPKEAMQAYLDWEFGLVDQLARDGTHGFYVI; translated from the coding sequence ATGACCACCGTATCCACCCGCAGCTTCGCCCAGATTCGCCAGGCCTTGTTGGACCATGCAGAAGTCGCCCTGGTCGACGTGCGTGAAGAGGCGCCCTTCGCCGAGTCCCACCCGCTGTTTGCCGCGAATATCCCGTTGTCCAAGCTGGAACTGGAGGTGTATTCGCGCATTCCACGGCGCGATACCCAAGTCACCGTCTACGACAACGGCGAAGGCTTGGCGGCCCGTGCGGCCGAGCGCTTGGCTGCGCTGGGCTACACCGAGGTCAGCCTGCTCGAAGGTGGCCTTGAAGGATGGCGCAAGGCCGGTGGCGAGTTGTTCATCGACGTCAACGTACCGAGCAAGGCGTTTGGCGAACTGGTGGAAAGCGAGCGGCACACGCCATCCCTGGCCGCCGAAGAAGTCCAGGCCCTGCTCGACAGCCAGGCCGATGTAGTGGTGCTCGATGCGCGGCGTTTCGACGAATACCAGACCATGAGCATTCCCACCGGCATCAGCGTGCCGGGGGCCGAACTGGTGTTGCGCGCCCGCGAACTGGCGCCGGACCCGGCCACCCGCATCATCGTCAACTGCGCCGGGCGCACCCGCAGCATTATCGGCACCCAGTCGCTGATCAATGCCGGCGTGGCCAACCCGGTCTCGGCCCTGCGCAACGGCACCATCGGCTGGACCCTGGCCGGGCAGAAACTTGCCCATGGCCAAGCGCGGCGCTTTGCACCGACCTCGGAAGAACACCGCCAGGTCGCCGCCGTGGATGCGCGTCGCGTCGCCGACAAGGCTCGCGTGGGCCGTGCCACCCTGGCCGACCTGCAGGCCTGGCAGCAGGAAAAAACCCGCACCACCTACCTGTTCGATGTGCGCACTCCGGAAGAATTCGAAGCCGGCCACCTGCCCGGCGCGCGCTCCACACCGGGCGGGCAACTGGTGCAGGAAACCGACCATGTCGCCAGCGTGCGCGGGGCACGGCTGGTGTTGGCGGACGACGACGGCGTGCGCGCGAACATGTCCGCCTCCTGGCTGGCTCAACTAGGCTGGGAAGTGCATGTGCTGGATGACCTGCAACCGGCGCACTTTACCGAGCAAGGTGCCTGGGTCGCGCCGGTGCCGACACCGCCCCAGGCCGAACTGATCAGCCCCCATACCCTCGCCGAATGGCAGGCCCATGGCGATACCGTGGTGCTGGACTTCACTGCCAGCGCCAATTACGTGAAGCGCCATATCCCCGGTGCCTGGTGGGCGCTGCGTGCGCAACTGCCCCAAGCCCTGGCCAAGGTGCCCGCCGCCCAGCGCTACGTGCTGACCTGCGGCAGCAGCCAACTGGCGCGCCTGGCGGTGGCCGAAGTCGAAGCCATCACCGGCAAGCAAGTGTTTCTGCTGCAGGACGGCACTGCCGGCTGGATCAACGCGCAGTTACCGTTGGAAGAAGGTGAAACCCACCTGGCTTCGCCGCGCATCGACCGCTACCGTCGCCCGTACGAAGGCACCGACAATCCCAAGGAAGCCATGCAGGCCTATCTGGATTGGGAATTCGGCCTGGTCGACCAATTGGCCCGCGACGGCACCCACGGTTTCTATGTGATCTGA
- a CDS encoding cysteine dioxygenase family protein: MTQARHPERLRAFIGALAELIDGNPREGDLLHRGGKLLAQLVSHDDWLPDEYAQPDPERYQQFLLHADSRQRFSIVSFVWGPGQSTPIHDHRVWGLIGMLRGSEFSQGFERAPDGSLIAEGKPIQLVPGQVEAVSPKVGDIHQVSNAHSDQVSISIHVYGANIGAVRRAVYQPDGSEKLFISGYSNAFLPNIWDLSKEKSPAL, encoded by the coding sequence ATGACCCAGGCCCGACACCCCGAGAGACTCAGAGCCTTCATAGGCGCCCTGGCGGAATTGATCGACGGCAATCCACGCGAAGGCGACCTGCTGCACCGTGGCGGCAAGCTACTGGCACAGTTGGTCAGCCATGATGACTGGCTCCCCGATGAATACGCCCAACCCGACCCCGAGCGCTACCAGCAGTTCTTGCTGCATGCCGATTCGCGCCAGCGCTTCAGCATCGTCAGTTTTGTGTGGGGGCCGGGGCAAAGCACACCGATCCACGACCACCGGGTATGGGGACTGATTGGGATGTTACGCGGCTCAGAGTTCTCCCAAGGGTTCGAACGCGCCCCCGACGGCAGCCTGATTGCCGAAGGCAAGCCGATCCAGTTGGTGCCGGGTCAGGTGGAAGCCGTGTCGCCCAAGGTCGGTGACATCCATCAGGTGAGCAATGCCCACAGCGACCAGGTGTCCATCAGCATCCATGTGTACGGCGCCAATATCGGTGCGGTGCGCCGCGCGGTGTACCAGCCCGACGGCAGCGAGAAACTGTTTATCTCCGGTTATTCCAACGCCTTCCTCCCGAACATCTGGGATTTGTCCAAAGAAAAGAGCCCTGCCCTATGA
- a CDS encoding LysR family transcriptional regulator, which produces MKIDDIDAFVEVIRCQSISHAAESLQLTQPAITRRVQNFEQALGVELFDRNTKPLKPTLIGTRVYEQCRLILREMDALRELVATDAPPTGLLRLGVPQTIGDVVLLDALKHLRTEYPELRAQVATGWGSQLVGKIERGELDAAAALFPAGKIFPDNIVGESIGKMELVVVCAKAQLPKKPCKLADVYQNGWILNPDGCGFRAGLQRTLSDQGLALRVNLETFGTELQLGLVADGLGLGLVPRPLLERSAHREHLAVMPLKDFKPVMDLWLIYPHFLGNLQGPVDAFGKLVANSLHKIRNAA; this is translated from the coding sequence ATGAAAATTGACGATATCGATGCCTTTGTCGAAGTGATTCGTTGCCAGTCCATCAGCCATGCCGCCGAGTCGTTGCAACTGACCCAGCCGGCCATCACCCGCCGCGTGCAGAACTTCGAGCAGGCGCTGGGTGTGGAGCTGTTCGACCGCAATACCAAGCCCCTCAAGCCTACGCTGATCGGCACCCGTGTCTACGAACAGTGCCGGCTGATCCTGCGCGAGATGGATGCCCTGCGCGAGCTGGTGGCCACCGACGCACCGCCCACCGGCCTGCTGCGCCTGGGCGTGCCGCAGACCATCGGCGATGTGGTGCTGCTGGACGCGCTCAAGCACTTGCGCACCGAATACCCCGAGCTGCGGGCCCAGGTCGCCACCGGCTGGGGCAGCCAATTGGTCGGCAAGATCGAGCGCGGCGAGCTGGATGCAGCGGCGGCGTTGTTCCCGGCGGGCAAGATCTTCCCGGACAACATCGTCGGTGAGTCCATCGGCAAGATGGAACTGGTGGTGGTGTGCGCCAAGGCGCAGTTGCCGAAGAAGCCGTGCAAGCTGGCGGATGTGTACCAGAACGGTTGGATCCTCAACCCGGATGGTTGCGGCTTCCGTGCGGGCTTGCAGCGGACTTTGTCCGATCAGGGCCTGGCCCTGCGGGTGAACCTGGAAACCTTCGGCACCGAGTTGCAATTGGGCCTGGTGGCGGACGGCCTGGGCCTGGGCCTGGTGCCACGGCCGTTACTGGAGCGCAGCGCCCACCGCGAGCACTTGGCGGTGATGCCGCTCAAGGACTTCAAGCCGGTGATGGACCTGTGGCTGATCTACCCGCACTTCCTGGGCAACCTGCAAGGGCCGGTGGATGCATTTGGCAAGCTGGTCGCGAACTCCCTGCACAAGATCCGCAACGCCGCCTGA